A section of the Entelurus aequoreus isolate RoL-2023_Sb linkage group LG21, RoL_Eaeq_v1.1, whole genome shotgun sequence genome encodes:
- the LOC133638571 gene encoding UPF0729 protein C18orf32 homolog, giving the protein MVCIPCIVIPVLLWVYKRFLEPILYPFISPIINKFWTKKAVQESGTGDSNVGEKCNGTSKVLEHNGEATANESTVQEDKKTN; this is encoded by the exons ATGGTTTGCATCCCCTGTATTGTCATTCCTGTTCTGTTGTGGGTCTACAAGAGGTTCCTGGAGCCCATCCTTTATCCTTTTATTTCCCCAATAATCAATAAATTCTGGACCAAAAAAGCAGTGCAAGAATCAGGGACCGGGGACTCAAATGTTGGTGAAAAGTGTAATGGGACTTCCAAAGTG CTTGAGCACAATGGAGAGGCCACTGCCAATGAATCGACTGTACAGGAAGATAAGAAGACGAACTGA